A section of the Lineus longissimus chromosome 1, tnLinLong1.2, whole genome shotgun sequence genome encodes:
- the LOC135484156 gene encoding betaine--homocysteine S-methyltransferase 1-like, whose translation MAPKVKGLLERLDDGEYVIIAEGYVFEFERKGYLSAGPYTPQVVLEHPHLVKAMHEEFVHAGSDVVLAFTYYGNREKMRVIGWQDRVEEMNMEALRIAREVADETGTLMAGNICNTTCYDPNDESTWEYTKQCIEEQAQWAAEGGADFIVGETFAEYDEAKMCLDAILKHGKGAPAVVTYSPIMDNTFMYQSMTLAEGCRLLEEHGADVVGLNCARGPKTMLPLIKEVKKSCKGHVACLPVAYRTDEEHPTMQSLVGMETGTRAFPFDLDEWFIGRTAVENFTKECMDLGIKYLGLCCGGSAHTLRTMAETVGKKPVGSQYSPKMEMHTHFGNKDTGIGTYNLSCAEFVDAGLVNK comes from the exons ATGGCACCAAAAGTTAAAG GTCTATTGGAGCGTCTTGACGATGGCGAATATGTCATCATCGCCGAAGGATACGTCTTCGAATTCGAGCGGAAAGGTTACCTGAGCGCTGGACCCTACACTCCTCAGGTTGTGCTGGAACATCCCCATCTCGTCAAGGCAATGCACGAAGAGTTCGTCCACGCTGGCAGTGATGTCGTTCTTGCCTTCACG TATTACGGAAACCGAGAAAAAATGCGCGTGATTGGATGGCAGGACCGCGTTGAAGAGATGAACATGGAGGCTCTCCGGATAGCCCGGGAGGTGGCCGACGAAACGGGCACTCTGATGGCTGGGAATATTTGTAATACTACCTGTTACGATCCTAATGATGAGTCCACATGGGAATATACCAAACAGTGCATTGAG GAACAAGCGCAGTGGGCTGCTGAGGGAGGAGCGGACTTCATAGTGGGAGAAACATTCGCCGAATATGATGAAGCGAAGATGTGCTTGGATGCGATTTTAAAGCATGGGAAAG GTGCACCAGCAGTGGTAACATATTCGCCAATTATGGACAATACATTCATGTACCAGTCCATGACCTTGGCAGAGGGATGTCGGTTGTTGGAGGAACACGGGGCAGATGTAGTTGGGCTGAATTGCGCTCGCGGTCCGAAGACGATGCTCCCTCTGATCAAGGAAGTGAAGAAATCTTGCAAG GGGCACGTGGCCTGCCTTCCTGTTGCGTATCGTACTGATGAAGAACACCCCACGATGCAGTCACTGGTCGGCATGGAAACAG GCACGCGAGCCTTTCCATTCGACCTGGACGAGTGGTTCATTGGGCGAACCGCTGTCGAGAACTTCACCAAGGAATGCATGGACCTCGGTATCAAGTACCTTGGTCTGTGCTGCGGGGGCTCCGCGCACACACTTCGGACCATGGCGGAGACAGTCGGGAAAAAGCCTGTGGGCAGCCAGTACTCGCCCAAGATGGAAATGCACACTCACTTCGGAAATAAAGATACTGGCATTGGCACTTATAACTTGTCATGTGCTGAGTTTGTGGACGCTGGCTTGGTCAACAAGTGA
- the LOC135484128 gene encoding carboxypeptidase B-like isoform X2 produces MQVNLIKYRATMINSYFCSKMAWTESISFCLLIFLVLFSGASCRASYHGDKVIRVTPATEDQLLFLQDMYANGNDKIVDFWTDPVGLGFEVDMRITRCIDDQDGRNRRKRMQEEEFSFSTYHTYDEIMDWTRSRSEACPPELNCSIEVIGKSYEGRDIIVLKLGVPGRNKTGLFFDCGMHSREWISPATCLYLINAYIEGYRQNDGPIIDMLTTWDIHVIPIVNPDGYNYTWTVNRLWRKTRTPNIGSDCVGTDPNRNWDFHWRAKEDPCQIIYPGPYPFSEPCVQAVADYLLDRTNVLVYINVHSFGQMWLPSWGYTHELPRDFDDLERVAQRAARASRIIFGSEYRVATSGQLLVSNRGVAKDWMKGVAGVKYTYTLELRDRGQYGFLLPEDQIIPTGIEIFYAFEALLNEVEEIEHINA; encoded by the exons ATGCAAGTTAATCTAATAAAATATCGGGCAACTATGATTAACTCATATTTTTGTTCCAAGATGGCTTGGACTGAATCGATTTCATTTTGCCTCCTCATTTTTCTTGTCTTATTTTCGGGAGCTTCTTGCCGAGCATCATATCATGG CGATAAGGTGATAAGGGTGACCCCGGCGACAGAAGACCAGCTGCTCTTTCTTCAAGACATGTATGCAAACGGGAACGATAAG ATTGTCGATTTTTGGACCGACCCAGTAGGACTCGGTTTTGAGGTGGACATGCGCATCACCAG GTGCATTGATGACCAAGATGGCCGCAATCGTCGGAAGCGGATGCAGGAGGAGGAGTTCTCTTTTTCAACCTATCATACCTACGACGAA ATTATGGATTGGACACGGTCCAGATCAGAGGCCTGTCCCCCAGAACTTAACTGCTCCATTGAAGTTATAGGGAAGTCGTATGAGGGAAGAGATATAATCGTTTTAAAG CTCGGTGTCCCAGGGAGGAACAAGACCGGTTTGTTTTTTGATTGTGGTATGCACAGTAGAGAATGGATTAGCCCTGCAACCTGTCTCTATCTCATCAACGCG TATATTGAGGGATACCGCCAAAATGACGGCCCGATAATTGATATGCTGACCACGTGGGACATCCACGTGATACCAATTGTGAATCCGGACGGGTATAACTACACGTGGACGGTGAATCGGCTGTGGAGGAAAACTCGCACCCCAAATATAGGCAGCGACTGTGTTGGGACGGACCCGAATAGGAACTGGGATTTTCACTGGAGAG CGAAAGAAGACCCGTGCCAGATTATATACCCCGGACCATACCCTTTCTCTGAGCCATGCGTCCAGGCTGTTGCGGACTATCTACTTGATAGAACCAACGTCCTCGTCTACATCAACGTGCATTCGTTCGGGCAAATGTGGTTGCCATCTTGGGGGTACACTCACGAACTACCGCGAGACTTCGACGACTTG GAAAGGGTTGCTCAACGCGCCGCCCGTGCCTCCAGAATAATATTTGGCAGCGAGTACAGAGTAGCAACCAGTGGCCAGCTTCTTG tgtcAAATAGAGGCGTTGCAAAGGACTGGATGAAGGGGGTCGCGGGTGTTAAATACACTTACACCCTTGAACTTCGAGATAGAGGACAGTACGGGTTCCTCCTTCCTGAGGATCAAATCATACCAACTGgaattgaaatattttatgcATTTGAGGCACTCTTGAATGAAGTGGAAGAAATTGAACACATTAATGCTTAG
- the LOC135484128 gene encoding carboxypeptidase B-like isoform X1: protein MQVNLIKYRATMINSYFCSKMAWTESISFCLLIFLVLFSGASCRASYHGDKVIRVTPATEDQLLFLQDMYANGNDKIVDFWTDPVGLGFEVDMRITRSCFWLLDELRQNGLKPIVVIDDVEKCIDDQDGRNRRKRMQEEEFSFSTYHTYDEIMDWTRSRSEACPPELNCSIEVIGKSYEGRDIIVLKLGVPGRNKTGLFFDCGMHSREWISPATCLYLINAYIEGYRQNDGPIIDMLTTWDIHVIPIVNPDGYNYTWTVNRLWRKTRTPNIGSDCVGTDPNRNWDFHWRAKEDPCQIIYPGPYPFSEPCVQAVADYLLDRTNVLVYINVHSFGQMWLPSWGYTHELPRDFDDLERVAQRAARASRIIFGSEYRVATSGQLLVSNRGVAKDWMKGVAGVKYTYTLELRDRGQYGFLLPEDQIIPTGIEIFYAFEALLNEVEEIEHINA from the exons ATGCAAGTTAATCTAATAAAATATCGGGCAACTATGATTAACTCATATTTTTGTTCCAAGATGGCTTGGACTGAATCGATTTCATTTTGCCTCCTCATTTTTCTTGTCTTATTTTCGGGAGCTTCTTGCCGAGCATCATATCATGG CGATAAGGTGATAAGGGTGACCCCGGCGACAGAAGACCAGCTGCTCTTTCTTCAAGACATGTATGCAAACGGGAACGATAAG ATTGTCGATTTTTGGACCGACCCAGTAGGACTCGGTTTTGAGGTGGACATGCGCATCACCAGGTCCTGCTTCTGGTTGCTGGATGAGCTAAGACAGAATGGCCTGAAGCCAATCGTTGTCATTGATGATGTAGAGAA GTGCATTGATGACCAAGATGGCCGCAATCGTCGGAAGCGGATGCAGGAGGAGGAGTTCTCTTTTTCAACCTATCATACCTACGACGAA ATTATGGATTGGACACGGTCCAGATCAGAGGCCTGTCCCCCAGAACTTAACTGCTCCATTGAAGTTATAGGGAAGTCGTATGAGGGAAGAGATATAATCGTTTTAAAG CTCGGTGTCCCAGGGAGGAACAAGACCGGTTTGTTTTTTGATTGTGGTATGCACAGTAGAGAATGGATTAGCCCTGCAACCTGTCTCTATCTCATCAACGCG TATATTGAGGGATACCGCCAAAATGACGGCCCGATAATTGATATGCTGACCACGTGGGACATCCACGTGATACCAATTGTGAATCCGGACGGGTATAACTACACGTGGACGGTGAATCGGCTGTGGAGGAAAACTCGCACCCCAAATATAGGCAGCGACTGTGTTGGGACGGACCCGAATAGGAACTGGGATTTTCACTGGAGAG CGAAAGAAGACCCGTGCCAGATTATATACCCCGGACCATACCCTTTCTCTGAGCCATGCGTCCAGGCTGTTGCGGACTATCTACTTGATAGAACCAACGTCCTCGTCTACATCAACGTGCATTCGTTCGGGCAAATGTGGTTGCCATCTTGGGGGTACACTCACGAACTACCGCGAGACTTCGACGACTTG GAAAGGGTTGCTCAACGCGCCGCCCGTGCCTCCAGAATAATATTTGGCAGCGAGTACAGAGTAGCAACCAGTGGCCAGCTTCTTG tgtcAAATAGAGGCGTTGCAAAGGACTGGATGAAGGGGGTCGCGGGTGTTAAATACACTTACACCCTTGAACTTCGAGATAGAGGACAGTACGGGTTCCTCCTTCCTGAGGATCAAATCATACCAACTGgaattgaaatattttatgcATTTGAGGCACTCTTGAATGAAGTGGAAGAAATTGAACACATTAATGCTTAG
- the LOC135484128 gene encoding carboxypeptidase B-like isoform X3, protein MYANGNDKIVDFWTDPVGLGFEVDMRITRSCFWLLDELRQNGLKPIVVIDDVEKCIDDQDGRNRRKRMQEEEFSFSTYHTYDEIMDWTRSRSEACPPELNCSIEVIGKSYEGRDIIVLKLGVPGRNKTGLFFDCGMHSREWISPATCLYLINAYIEGYRQNDGPIIDMLTTWDIHVIPIVNPDGYNYTWTVNRLWRKTRTPNIGSDCVGTDPNRNWDFHWRAKEDPCQIIYPGPYPFSEPCVQAVADYLLDRTNVLVYINVHSFGQMWLPSWGYTHELPRDFDDLERVAQRAARASRIIFGSEYRVATSGQLLVSNRGVAKDWMKGVAGVKYTYTLELRDRGQYGFLLPEDQIIPTGIEIFYAFEALLNEVEEIEHINA, encoded by the exons ATGTATGCAAACGGGAACGATAAG ATTGTCGATTTTTGGACCGACCCAGTAGGACTCGGTTTTGAGGTGGACATGCGCATCACCAGGTCCTGCTTCTGGTTGCTGGATGAGCTAAGACAGAATGGCCTGAAGCCAATCGTTGTCATTGATGATGTAGAGAA GTGCATTGATGACCAAGATGGCCGCAATCGTCGGAAGCGGATGCAGGAGGAGGAGTTCTCTTTTTCAACCTATCATACCTACGACGAA ATTATGGATTGGACACGGTCCAGATCAGAGGCCTGTCCCCCAGAACTTAACTGCTCCATTGAAGTTATAGGGAAGTCGTATGAGGGAAGAGATATAATCGTTTTAAAG CTCGGTGTCCCAGGGAGGAACAAGACCGGTTTGTTTTTTGATTGTGGTATGCACAGTAGAGAATGGATTAGCCCTGCAACCTGTCTCTATCTCATCAACGCG TATATTGAGGGATACCGCCAAAATGACGGCCCGATAATTGATATGCTGACCACGTGGGACATCCACGTGATACCAATTGTGAATCCGGACGGGTATAACTACACGTGGACGGTGAATCGGCTGTGGAGGAAAACTCGCACCCCAAATATAGGCAGCGACTGTGTTGGGACGGACCCGAATAGGAACTGGGATTTTCACTGGAGAG CGAAAGAAGACCCGTGCCAGATTATATACCCCGGACCATACCCTTTCTCTGAGCCATGCGTCCAGGCTGTTGCGGACTATCTACTTGATAGAACCAACGTCCTCGTCTACATCAACGTGCATTCGTTCGGGCAAATGTGGTTGCCATCTTGGGGGTACACTCACGAACTACCGCGAGACTTCGACGACTTG GAAAGGGTTGCTCAACGCGCCGCCCGTGCCTCCAGAATAATATTTGGCAGCGAGTACAGAGTAGCAACCAGTGGCCAGCTTCTTG tgtcAAATAGAGGCGTTGCAAAGGACTGGATGAAGGGGGTCGCGGGTGTTAAATACACTTACACCCTTGAACTTCGAGATAGAGGACAGTACGGGTTCCTCCTTCCTGAGGATCAAATCATACCAACTGgaattgaaatattttatgcATTTGAGGCACTCTTGAATGAAGTGGAAGAAATTGAACACATTAATGCTTAG
- the LOC135484122 gene encoding uncharacterized protein LOC135484122 yields MLVFRNLVFLIPLLWGTVTSTKLRDDQAVILQHAVKKMLGFKEFPSIRHHKQEEIEEAPKYMLDLYDRYKFSTIPKDGKRGNTVRMIFSHTGELNGHKILIFNLSSVMSSEKVFSAEIHLYKKKMKTRRNETGIELVMYQLAPLYVSKIGKAEVRSDTFGWQVLDVTESMQRSIGKLRRKSHLLGIMFKTRSDVDVPLKKFSKQHSLPYLVIFSNDTQNITLDHIQPRFTPRDWKSLDEHLHRTGQQADEAPEESKEVVSKEVDLQEAFKTFGENVKKETKPKQPTDAMFEADRKKALEGHARERRSIDNNEIPELGLSRIKKGTVKLIVDLKPPIKDQTNYYIPKTNPGILQGRDKVKQKFDPFERYSSKNKDSRKYIPYPKKYRKNRRRKNRRRNRNRHRNRGRGSRLPFLDDWDDRRVNEATGRKQQELCQKRKLVVDFADIGWSEWIISPKSFEAQYCAGKCPFPLTRSMRPSNHATIQSIVHAIGMNSDVPAPCCVPDSMSSVTLLYFDENRNVVLKNYPGMSVTSCGCR; encoded by the exons ATGTTGGTGTTCCGGAACTTAGTGTTTTTAATACCCCTCCTCTGGGGGACTGTGACGAGTACGAAACTTCGCGACGACCAGGCAGTCATTCTACAACATGCTGTCAAGAAAATGTTAGGATTTAAGGAGTTTCCGAGTATACGGCATCACAAACAAGAGGAGATTGAAGAAGCGCCGAAATATATGTTGGATTTATATGACAGATACAAGTTTAGCACGATCCCGAAAGATGGGAAGAGGGGAAACACTGTGCGGATGATATTCAGCCACACAG GTGAATTGAATGGCCATAAGATCCTCATCTTCAACCTGAGCTCGGTAATGTCGTCTGAGAAAGTCTTCAGCGCCGAGATTCACTTGTACAAGAAAAAGATGAAGACAAGACGGAACGAAACCGGGATTGAACTGGTCATGTATCAGTTGGCGCCACTTTATGTTTCAAAGATCGGAAAAGCCGAAGTGCGTTCGGATACATTCGGGTGGCAGGTGTTGGACGTCACTGAATCCATGCAGCGGAGCATCGGAAAACTTCGGCGGAAGTCGCATTTACTCGGAATTATGTTCAAAACGCGCAGTGACGTTGATGTTCCGTTGAAGAAATTCAGCAAGCAACATTCATTGCCGTACTTGGTGATATTTTCTAATGATACGCAAAACATTACGCTAGATCATATCCAGCCTCGGTTTACGCCGCGAGATTGGAAAAGCCTTGACGAGCACCTTCACCGGACTGGCCAACAGGCTGATGAGGCACCGGAGGAGTCGAAAGAGGTTGTTTCGAAAGAAGTCGACCTCCAAGAAGCTTTCAAAACCTTCGGTGAGAATGTGAAGAAGGAAACCAAGCCAAAGCAACCGACGGACGCCATGTTTGAGGCAGACCGGAAGAAAGCACTGGAAGGTCATGCGCGCGAGAGGCGATCGATTGACAACAACGAAATTCCAGAATTGGGATTATCGAGGATTAAGAAAGGGACAGTGAAGTTAATTGTTGATTTAAAACCACCCATTAAGGACCAGACAAATTACTATATCCCCAAAACAAACCCAGGTATTTTGCAAGGCAGAGACAAAGTGAAACAAAAGTTTGACCCATTCGAGAGGTACTCGAGTAAAAACAAAGACTCTCGTAAGTACATACCTTATCCTAAAAAATACCGAAAGAACCGGAGGCGGAAAAATCGCCGGCGGAACCGGAACCGACATCGAAATCGTGGCCGAGGGAGTCGTCTGCCCTTCCTTGATGATTGGGACGATCGCAGGGTGAACGAAGCGACAGGCAGAAAGCAACAAGAACTTTGTCAGAAGCGAAAGCTTGTCGTAGACTTCGCAGATATTGGGTGGAGTGAGTGGATTATATCACCCAAGTCGTTCGAAGCGCAGTACTGTGCGGGGAAATGCCCGTTTCCTTTGACGAGG AGTATGCGGCCTTCGAACCACGCCACGATCCAAAGTATCGTCCACGCAATTGGTATGAACTCTGACGTGCCGGCGCCTTGCTGTGTCCCAGACAGCATGTCATCAGTCACACTGTTATACTTCGATGAAAATCGGAATGTCGTTCTCAAAAATTACCCGGGGATGAGCGTCACTTCATGCGGTTGCAGATAG